The Penicillium digitatum chromosome 6, complete sequence genome has a window encoding:
- a CDS encoding sister chromatid cohesion acetyltransferase Eco1: protein MSRSNPFRPRNLGNPADPLSTNSGTFTSALPSKLLPTPPIAPNGYPVKSSISLEREVADSSSSDEETNPFNLVVSATDSEDEINRYKGDRPPESFGSAPHPAPSTDGSPNYNMRSATGAESFHAGRPAARPSLELDTSSSFGRVKDKKPPPPPRSHHGRRIGSSATAESSQTALSRSTNRLSIPGSPGNVMLGASNPNSVSLLSTADYFSVSGAMGSTDSLQRSQSQQKRPPTPPLSRRHSQMRRSKSTQSQSSSRLNISYDSESNDSSLPPSPGPSSRTLVNKRISMPPPSLGDFQATIPLGDISLNLSPPTNSRPSSLKAGTRASSHGSVPGSTGPPPPPPPRRTRDSIARSSDVVGLKENQTPAPRPSNALDILADLTRLQKEVDDLRGHYENRKVE from the exons ATGTCTAGATCAAATCCTTTTCGCCCTAGAAATCTGG GCAATCCCGCAGATCCATTGTCTACCAACTCGGGCACTTTTACCTCTGCCTTACCCTCTAAGCTTCTACCCACTCCACCTATAGCCCCCAACGGCTACCCCGTGAAGTCGTCGATATCGCTCGAACGCGAGGTAGCTGACTCGAGCTCCTCGGACGAAGAGACAAACCCATTCAATCTGGTTGTGTCTGCGACCGATAGTGAGGACGAAATCAATCGGTACAAGGGTGATCGACCACCAGAATCCTTTGGGTCAGCTCCCCACCCAGCTCCATCAACAGATGGGTCCCCAAACTACAACATGCGGTCTGCAACAGGTGCAGAGAGCTTCCATGCAGGACGTCCTGCAGCACGGCCGTCTCTAGAGCTTGACACAAGCAGCTCTTTCGGCCGAGTCAAAGACAAGAAGCCGCCGCCTCCGCCTAGGAGTCATCACGGCCGCAGAATCGGCTCTTCAGCCACCGCAGAATCCTCCCAGACCGCCCTGTCCCGGTCAACTAACCGCCTATCAATTCCTGGTTCCCCGGGAAATGTGATGCTCGGCGCCTCGAATCCCAACTCGGTGTCTCTTTTATCGACCGCGGACTATTTCTCGGTCTCTGGAGCGATGGGGTCGACGGACTCGCTCCAGCGCAGCCAGTCTCAGCAGAAGCGTCCTCCGACGCCACCTCTCAGTCGACGGCACAGCCAGATGCGGAGATCCAAGTCTACACAGTCCCAATCTAGCAGCAGATTAAATATTTCGTACGATTCGGAGAGCAATGACAGCTCTCTGCCTCCCAGTCCGGGCCCTTCCAGTCGAACGCTCGTGAACAAGAGAATCAGCATGCCTCCGCCATCCTTGGGAGACTTCCAGGCGACTATCCCGTTGGGAGATATCTCCCTGAATCTGTCTCCCCCAACTAACTCCAGACCATCATCATTGAAGGCTGGGACGCGGGCATCATCCCATGGGAGTGTACCAGGCTCTACTGGACCACCTCCACCCCCTCCGCCTCGGCGCACTCGAGATTCCATTGCCCGTAGTAGTGATGTGGTGGGGTTGAAGGAGAACCAGACACCAGCCCCACGACCATCCAATGCCCTTGATATCCTGGCTGATCTCACCAGACTTCAGAAAGAGGTGGATGATCTGCGGGGGCATTATGAGAATCGGAAGGTTGAGTAG